In Sphingomonas sp. SUN019, one genomic interval encodes:
- a CDS encoding VWA domain-containing protein produces the protein MFLNFLDELRSAGIPASMKEHLILLEALDREVIDRTPEQFYYLSRSVYVKDEGLLDKFDQVFAKVFKGIETNFGQQTAEIPADWLKAVAEKYLSAEEMEAIKSLGSWDEIMETLKKRLEEQQKRHEGGNKWIGTKGTSPYGNSGYNPEGVRIGGESKHKRALKVWDQREFRNLDNTKELGTRNIKIALRRLRRFAREGAADELDIDGTIAGTARQGWLDIVMRAERRNAVKLLLFLDVGGSMDPFVKLCEELFSAATSEFKNLEFFYFHNCPYEGVWKDNKRRFSERTPMWDVLHKYGHDYKLVFVGDASMSPYEITHPGGSVEHFNEESGAVWMHRLTTTYPAAVWLNPVTSAQWGYSQSVKIIRELMNDRMYPLTLAGLDDGMRELTRKR, from the coding sequence ATGTTCCTCAACTTCCTCGACGAGCTCCGCAGCGCGGGCATTCCGGCCAGCATGAAGGAGCATCTGATCCTGCTCGAGGCGCTCGACCGCGAGGTGATCGATCGGACGCCCGAGCAATTCTATTACCTGTCGCGATCGGTGTATGTGAAGGACGAGGGGCTGCTCGACAAGTTCGATCAGGTCTTCGCCAAGGTCTTCAAGGGCATCGAGACCAATTTCGGGCAGCAGACCGCGGAAATTCCGGCCGACTGGCTGAAGGCGGTCGCCGAGAAATATCTCAGCGCCGAGGAAATGGAAGCGATCAAATCGCTCGGTTCGTGGGACGAGATCATGGAGACGCTGAAGAAGCGACTCGAGGAACAGCAGAAACGCCATGAGGGCGGCAACAAGTGGATCGGGACGAAGGGCACGTCGCCCTATGGCAACAGCGGCTACAACCCGGAAGGCGTGCGGATCGGCGGCGAATCGAAGCACAAGCGCGCGCTGAAGGTGTGGGACCAGCGCGAATTCCGCAATCTCGACAACACCAAGGAACTCGGCACCCGCAACATCAAGATCGCGCTGCGCCGGTTGCGCCGGTTCGCGCGCGAGGGTGCGGCGGACGAGCTGGATATCGACGGCACGATCGCGGGCACCGCGCGGCAGGGCTGGCTGGACATCGTGATGCGCGCCGAACGCCGCAATGCGGTGAAGCTGCTGCTGTTCCTGGACGTCGGCGGATCGATGGACCCGTTCGTGAAGCTGTGCGAGGAATTGTTCTCGGCCGCGACCAGCGAGTTTAAAAATCTCGAATTCTTCTATTTCCACAATTGCCCGTATGAGGGCGTGTGGAAAGACAACAAGCGGCGCTTTTCCGAACGCACGCCGATGTGGGACGTGCTCCACAAATACGGCCACGACTATAAACTGGTGTTCGTCGGCGACGCGTCGATGAGCCCGTATGAGATCACGCATCCGGGTGGCTCGGTCGAGCATTTCAACGAGGAATCTGGCGCGGTGTGGATGCACCGGCTGACCACGACGTACCCGGCCGCAGTGTGGCTGAACCCGGTCACGAGCGCGCAATGGGGCTATTCGCAGTCGGTGAAGATCATCCGCGAGTTGATGAACGACCGTATGTACCCGCTGACGCTGGCCGGGCTGGACGACGGGATGCGGGAATTGACGCGGAAGCGGTAG
- the ald gene encoding alanine dehydrogenase, with amino-acid sequence MRVGVPKEIKNHEYRVGLTPGAVREYRARGHEVLVQTGAGAGIAADDAAYVAAGATIIPTAGEVFAQAEMIVKVKEPQPSEWVQLREDHILFTYLHLAPDPEQAKGLMASGVTAVAYETVTDTHGGLPLLAPMSEVAGRLSIEAAGTALKAYNGGRGVLMGGVPGVAPARIVVLGGGVVGTHAARMAVGLGAEVTIVDRSIPRLRQLDELFQGRVRTRVSTLESIEHEISEADAVIGAVLIPGASAPKLITRAMLGHMKPRAVLVDVAIDQGGCFETSHATTHADPTYEVDGVIHYCVANMPGAVPLTSSHALNNATLPYGLALADKGYAACEADVGLMNGLNVRHGKIVNQAVAESLR; translated from the coding sequence ATGCGCGTCGGCGTGCCCAAGGAAATCAAGAACCACGAATATCGCGTCGGGCTGACGCCGGGCGCGGTGCGCGAATACCGCGCGCGCGGGCATGAGGTGCTGGTCCAGACCGGCGCTGGAGCGGGCATCGCCGCAGACGACGCAGCCTATGTCGCGGCGGGCGCGACGATCATTCCGACCGCCGGAGAGGTGTTCGCGCAGGCCGAGATGATCGTGAAGGTGAAGGAGCCGCAGCCGTCCGAATGGGTGCAGCTGCGCGAGGACCATATCCTCTTCACCTACCTCCACCTCGCGCCCGATCCCGAGCAGGCCAAGGGATTGATGGCGTCGGGCGTAACGGCGGTCGCGTATGAAACCGTGACCGACACGCACGGCGGCCTGCCGCTGCTCGCGCCGATGAGCGAAGTCGCGGGGCGGTTGTCGATCGAGGCCGCGGGAACGGCGTTGAAGGCGTATAACGGCGGCCGCGGCGTGCTGATGGGTGGCGTCCCCGGCGTCGCGCCGGCGCGGATCGTAGTGCTGGGCGGCGGCGTCGTCGGCACCCACGCCGCGAGGATGGCGGTCGGGCTGGGAGCGGAGGTGACGATCGTCGACCGTTCGATCCCGCGGCTGCGCCAGCTCGACGAGCTGTTCCAGGGGCGTGTCCGTACGCGCGTGTCGACGCTCGAATCGATCGAGCATGAGATTTCGGAGGCCGATGCGGTGATCGGCGCCGTGCTGATCCCCGGCGCGTCGGCCCCGAAGCTGATCACCCGCGCGATGCTCGGCCACATGAAGCCGCGCGCGGTGCTGGTCGACGTCGCGATCGATCAGGGCGGCTGCTTCGAAACCAGCCATGCGACGACTCACGCCGACCCGACCTATGAGGTCGACGGCGTGATCCATTATTGCGTCGCCAACATGCCGGGCGCGGTGCCGCTGACGTCGAGCCACGCGCTCAACAACGCGACGCTGCCGTACGGTCTGGCGCTGGCCGACAAGGGTTATGCGGCGTGCGAGGCGGATGTGGGGCTGATGAACGGCCTGAACGTCCGCCACGGGAAGATCGTCAATCAGGCGGTCGCCGAGAGCCTGAGATAG